The following proteins come from a genomic window of Leguminivora glycinivorella isolate SPB_JAAS2020 chromosome 6, LegGlyc_1.1, whole genome shotgun sequence:
- the LOC125227075 gene encoding uncharacterized protein LOC125227075 — MEGLRCVQINLQHNKAATALLARQLKSDKFDIALIQEPYIYKGEIRGLNGTGGTILYICPETYLPYEAADPITTQLRDLADYGSRANTDLIIGCDANAHHVIWGSSDVNRRGEKVLEFLVSSSLQLLNKGNEPTFVNARRGEVIDITLASNNASNKVSSWHVSGEISLSDHRYICFRYTTKIKVEVILKRNPRNTNWLSFKDDLKADLGNPNGKLNSIIDIELEADKIGQAVHTAWTNNCPEKKILAKKVPWWNPEIAKLRKETRAVFNDAKRSNDFELYARKLTEYSKAVRKAKRKAWKNHCDQIGSIPEGMRLTKALATTKSVPLNSIRRSDGGMTETGLETLKGPLNRHVPFLALRETRKKKYETS; from the exons ATGGAGGGGCTAAGGTGTGTACAAATAAACTTACAACACAATAAGGCCGCCACTGCCCTTCTGGCTAGGCAGCTAAAAAGCGACAAGTTCGACATTGCTCTTATTCAAGAACCATATATTTACAAGGGAGAGATAAGAGGCTTAAATGGTACTGGCGGGACGATACTGTATATCTGCCCCGAGA CCTACCTTCCCTACGAGGCGGCGGATCCCATCACCACACAACTGCGGGATCTTGCTGACTACGGCAGCCGGGCGAACACTGACCTGATCATCGGCTGCGATGCGAACGCACACCACGTCATCTGGGGAAGCTCGGATGTCAACAGAAGAGGAGAGAAGGTACTGGAATTCCTGGTAAGCTCTTCACTACAACTCTTAAATAAAGGCAATGAGCCGACATTCGTCAATGCTAGGCGAGGTGAGGTCATTGATATAACGCTAGCGTCCAACAACGCAAGTAATAAAGTTAGTTCATGGCATGTCTCTGGGGAGATTTCTTTATCGGACCATAGATATATATGCTTTAGGTATACCACTAAAATCAAAGTAGAAGTTATACTAAAACGGAATCCCAGGAATACCAACTGGTTATCGTTCAAGGATGACCTTAAAGCGGACCTGGGAAACCCCAATGGTAAGCTAAactctattattgacatagaactTGAAGCTGACAAAATAGGGCAAGCCGTCCATACGGCTTGGACAAATAACTGCCCGGAAAAGAAAATCCTGGCGAAGAAGGTACCCTGGTGGAATCCGGAGATAGCAAAACTCAGGAAAGAAACTAGGGCTGTCTTCAACGATGCCAAAAGAAGCAATGATTTTGAGCTCTACGCGCGAAAACTCACAGAGTATAGCAAGGCAGTGAGGAAAGCGAAAAGGAAAGCGTGGAAAAACCACTGCGATCAAATCGGTTCCATTCCGGAAGGCATGAGACTCACGAAGGCACTAGCCACAACGAAGTCAGTCCCACTCAACTCTATTAGAAGGAGTGATGGTGGAATGACTGAAACGGGGCTAGAGACCCTCAAG GGCCCCCTCAACAGACACGTACCTTTTTTAGCGTTGCGTGAAACTCGGAAGAAGAAATATGAAACAAGTTGA